From the Manis javanica isolate MJ-LG chromosome 11, MJ_LKY, whole genome shotgun sequence genome, one window contains:
- the LMNTD2 gene encoding lamin tail domain-containing protein 2 isoform X4, producing MFPEPRQEALSPQEPVSGHLGPPAGTPEDLVAPECPQDTKPSFTRVVFSDNRWSVPESLDPCTLRLLWGQRELEIQALRWAIQNRQDARHCHILQEVAGLPPERSSHSQEKVLQHQVQKLTLELKEQKEKAQLEKAQLEERLLQTLNTRQQLEAELQAFQKSCLLQLARSSWVGRMLRSSTGSVEVVTAETLMDSSDVSENDQGSTAGEGFRLEDVDWNSIAHRYPNLFTKIKSYADQEHPLPPKAPMPGEWGSELHRRRMKQSLKSVEWSSLPLGTSSSGGSDSNSSSCQLTNPYTVQRVTGHPPSPPSLTSSEKTEVPAGSLSKDAQAEPEGLCRAGPVLQMSQWTLHMGAPSWTGLLSLDPRKTHSHWGGKTVQAPKACADPEHWHPGHCWSPTGSCLKIVAVSRRGRFVRILNQSPEETAELSGLVLQQLVRGFPERTYRFPPGTRLGPRQLVTVRPAPPLRPPVSSPDAPRPSLSRLPCPPQVWGEGRCGSQGAPPSSLGREPVRFHSSPGCVTLLLNPKGETLSEHQAPHTVAPASRLFSDDTDSSTDCFPLSEAQSQADSSEQPHRPRPPRAGRLREARAGRRRLGTRGLLPRLTTGEHLLPREGPARSEGADTGPPERLPTVPGARMPARGGRGGPVGSEQLARPAPTPPRSHTEAALGLRDGQAGNQPRVRVCRRSVDRCCPMVALSVQSTAESRFGFRFLSCPPITADARWQV from the exons ATGTTCCCTGAGCCTCGCCAGGAGGCTCTGTCACCCCAAGAGCCAGTCAGTGGCCACCTGGGGCCTCCAGCTGGCACACCTGAAGACCTGGTGGCTCCTGAGTGCCCACAAGACACCAAGCCCAGCTTCACACGGGTAGTCTTCTCTGACAACCGATG GTCAGTCCCTGAGTCCCTGGACCCCTGCACCCTGCGGCTGCTGTGGGGGCAGCGGGAACTGGAGATCCAGGCCCTGAGGTGGGCCATTCAGAACCGTCAGGATGCCCGGCACTGCCACATCTTGCAAGAGGTGGCCGGGCTTCCACCTGAGAG GAGCTCACACAGTCAGGAAAAGGTCCTGCAGCACCAGGTCCAGAAGCTGACTCTGGAAttgaaagagcagaaggaaaaggCCCAGTTG GAAAAGGCACAGCTGGAGGAACGGCTGCTACAGACCCTGAACACACGGCAGCAGCTGGAGGCCGAGCTGCAGGCCTTCCAGAAATCCTGCCTCCTGCAGCTGGCTCGCTCCTCCTGGGTGGGCCGCATGCTTCGGTCTTCGACTGGCAGTGTGGAG GTAGTGACCGCAGAAACCCTGATGGACTCCAGTGATGTCTCTGAGAACGATCAGGGCTCCACTGCTGGGGAG GGTTTCCGGCTGGAGGATGTAGACTGGAACAGCATCGCCCATCGATATCCCAACCTCTTCACCAAGATCAAGTCCTATGCAGACCAAGA gcaccccctgcccccaaagGCCCCAATGCCTGGCGAGTGGGGCTCCGAGTTGCACAGACGGCGCATGAAGCAGAGTCTCAAGAGCGTTGAGTGGAGCTCCCTGCCCTTGGGCACCAGCAGCTCTGGGGGCTCCGACTCCAATTCCAGCAGCTGCCAGCTCACCAATCCTTATACGGTGCAGAGGGTGACAGGGCACCCACCCTCCCCGCCAAGCTTAACTTCCTCTGAGAAGACGGAGGTGCCAGCAGGGAGCCTCAGCAAGGatgcccaggcagagcctgaag GGCTCTGCAGGGCGGGTCCGGTCTTGCAGATGTCCCAGTGGACGCTCCATATGGGGGCCCCCTCCTGGACAGGCCTCCTCTCCCTGGATCCCCGTAAAACCCACTCGCactggggaggaaagacagtTCAGGCACCCAAGGCCTGTGCAGATCCCGAACACTGGCATCCCGGGCACTGTTGGAG CCCGACCGGCTCCTGCCTGAAGATCGTGGCCGTGAGCCGCCGCGGCAGGTTCGTCCGCATCCTCAACCAGTCGCCGGAGGAGACTGCCGAGCTGAGCGGCCTCGTGCTGCAGCAGCTCGTGCGCGGCTTCCCGGAGCGCACGTACCGCTTCCCGCCCGGCACGCGGCTGGGGCCGCGGCAGCTCGTCACGGTGCGCCCTGCCCCGCCGCTCCGCCCCCCGGTCTCAAGTCCGGATGCCCCCCGCCCCTCACTCTCCCGCCTCCCGTGCCCTCCCCAGGTGTGGGGCGAGGGGCGCTGCGGCTCCCAGGGGGCGCCGCCCTCGTCCTTGGGCCGAGAGCCCGTCCGCTTCCACTCCAGCCCGGGCTGCGTGACTCTCCTCCTGAACCCCAAGGGCGAG ACCCTCAGCGAGCACCAGGCCCCGCACACCGTGGCCCCCGCCTCGAGGCTCTTCTCTGACGACACCGACTCGTCCACCGACTGCTTCCCGCTCTCGGAGGCCCAGTCCCAGGCCGACAGCAGCGAACAGCCGCACCGCCCTCGACCTCCGCGCGCCGGTCGGCTGAGGGAGGCCCGGGCCGGACGCCGGAGGCTGGG GACGAGGGGCCTCTTGCCCCGCCTGACCACCGGCGAGCACCTCCTCCCGCGGGAGGGGCCGGCGCGGTCCGAAGGTGCCGACACCGGCCCTCCGGAGCGGCTGCCCACCGTCCCGGGTGCGAGGATGCCGGCTCGCGGAGGGAGGGGCGGGCCGGTAGGGAGCGAGCAGCTGGCCCGCCCCGCCCCTACCCCACCGCGGTCCCACACAGAGGCCGCGCTGGGCCTCCGGGACGGGCAGGCTGGGAACCAGCCCAGAGTGAGG GTGTGCCGGAGGAGCGTGGACAGGTGCTGCCCCATGGTGGCGCTGTCGGTGCAGAGCACGGCTGAGAGCAGATTTGGCTTCCGCTTCCTCAGCTGCCCGCCCATCACGGCGGACGCGCGTTGGCAGGTGTAA
- the LMNTD2 gene encoding lamin tail domain-containing protein 2 isoform X2, with protein sequence MFPEPRQEALSPQEPVSGHLGPPAGTPEDLVAPECPQDTKPSFTRVVFSDNRWSVPESLDPCTLRLLWGQRELEIQALRWAIQNRQDARHCHILQEVAGLPPERSSHSQEKVLQHQVQKLTLELKEQKEKAQLEKAQLEERLLQTLNTRQQLEAELQAFQKSCLLQLARSSWVGRMLRSSTGSVEVVTAETLMDSSDVSENDQGSTAGEGFRLEDVDWNSIAHRYPNLFTKIKSYADQEHPLPPKAPMPGEWGSELHRRRMKQSLKSVEWSSLPLGTSSSGGSDSNSSSCQLTNPYTVQRVTGHPPSPPSLTSSEKTEVPAGSLSKDAQAEPEGLLSLDPRKTHSHWGGKTVQAPKACADPEHWHPGHCWSPTGSCLKIVAVSRRGRFVRILNQSPEETAELSGLVLQQLVRGFPERTYRFPPGTRLGPRQLVTVRPAPPLRPPVSSPDAPRPSLSRLPCPPQVWGEGRCGSQGAPPSSLGREPVRFHSSPGCVTLLLNPKGETLSEHQAPHTVAPASRLFSDDTDSSTDCFPLSEAQSQADSSEQPHRPRPPRAGRLREARAGRRRLGTRGLLPRLTTGEHLLPREGPARSEGADTGPPERLPTVPGARMPARGGRGGPVGSEQLARPAPTPPRSHTEAALGLRDGQAGNQPRVRVSAHVLGVPDSPAPSGPRPSSGPRAPGSSLRLRPSFLPAPSPPGSSLQASLLGTPDPFPPRSFLLPRPAPPRALLRPCPPGVPEERGQVLPHGGAVGAEHG encoded by the exons ATGTTCCCTGAGCCTCGCCAGGAGGCTCTGTCACCCCAAGAGCCAGTCAGTGGCCACCTGGGGCCTCCAGCTGGCACACCTGAAGACCTGGTGGCTCCTGAGTGCCCACAAGACACCAAGCCCAGCTTCACACGGGTAGTCTTCTCTGACAACCGATG GTCAGTCCCTGAGTCCCTGGACCCCTGCACCCTGCGGCTGCTGTGGGGGCAGCGGGAACTGGAGATCCAGGCCCTGAGGTGGGCCATTCAGAACCGTCAGGATGCCCGGCACTGCCACATCTTGCAAGAGGTGGCCGGGCTTCCACCTGAGAG GAGCTCACACAGTCAGGAAAAGGTCCTGCAGCACCAGGTCCAGAAGCTGACTCTGGAAttgaaagagcagaaggaaaaggCCCAGTTG GAAAAGGCACAGCTGGAGGAACGGCTGCTACAGACCCTGAACACACGGCAGCAGCTGGAGGCCGAGCTGCAGGCCTTCCAGAAATCCTGCCTCCTGCAGCTGGCTCGCTCCTCCTGGGTGGGCCGCATGCTTCGGTCTTCGACTGGCAGTGTGGAG GTAGTGACCGCAGAAACCCTGATGGACTCCAGTGATGTCTCTGAGAACGATCAGGGCTCCACTGCTGGGGAG GGTTTCCGGCTGGAGGATGTAGACTGGAACAGCATCGCCCATCGATATCCCAACCTCTTCACCAAGATCAAGTCCTATGCAGACCAAGA gcaccccctgcccccaaagGCCCCAATGCCTGGCGAGTGGGGCTCCGAGTTGCACAGACGGCGCATGAAGCAGAGTCTCAAGAGCGTTGAGTGGAGCTCCCTGCCCTTGGGCACCAGCAGCTCTGGGGGCTCCGACTCCAATTCCAGCAGCTGCCAGCTCACCAATCCTTATACGGTGCAGAGGGTGACAGGGCACCCACCCTCCCCGCCAAGCTTAACTTCCTCTGAGAAGACGGAGGTGCCAGCAGGGAGCCTCAGCAAGGatgcccaggcagagcctgaag GCCTCCTCTCCCTGGATCCCCGTAAAACCCACTCGCactggggaggaaagacagtTCAGGCACCCAAGGCCTGTGCAGATCCCGAACACTGGCATCCCGGGCACTGTTGGAG CCCGACCGGCTCCTGCCTGAAGATCGTGGCCGTGAGCCGCCGCGGCAGGTTCGTCCGCATCCTCAACCAGTCGCCGGAGGAGACTGCCGAGCTGAGCGGCCTCGTGCTGCAGCAGCTCGTGCGCGGCTTCCCGGAGCGCACGTACCGCTTCCCGCCCGGCACGCGGCTGGGGCCGCGGCAGCTCGTCACGGTGCGCCCTGCCCCGCCGCTCCGCCCCCCGGTCTCAAGTCCGGATGCCCCCCGCCCCTCACTCTCCCGCCTCCCGTGCCCTCCCCAGGTGTGGGGCGAGGGGCGCTGCGGCTCCCAGGGGGCGCCGCCCTCGTCCTTGGGCCGAGAGCCCGTCCGCTTCCACTCCAGCCCGGGCTGCGTGACTCTCCTCCTGAACCCCAAGGGCGAG ACCCTCAGCGAGCACCAGGCCCCGCACACCGTGGCCCCCGCCTCGAGGCTCTTCTCTGACGACACCGACTCGTCCACCGACTGCTTCCCGCTCTCGGAGGCCCAGTCCCAGGCCGACAGCAGCGAACAGCCGCACCGCCCTCGACCTCCGCGCGCCGGTCGGCTGAGGGAGGCCCGGGCCGGACGCCGGAGGCTGGG GACGAGGGGCCTCTTGCCCCGCCTGACCACCGGCGAGCACCTCCTCCCGCGGGAGGGGCCGGCGCGGTCCGAAGGTGCCGACACCGGCCCTCCGGAGCGGCTGCCCACCGTCCCGGGTGCGAGGATGCCGGCTCGCGGAGGGAGGGGCGGGCCGGTAGGGAGCGAGCAGCTGGCCCGCCCCGCCCCTACCCCACCGCGGTCCCACACAGAGGCCGCGCTGGGCCTCCGGGACGGGCAGGCTGGGAACCAGCCCAGAGTGAGGGTGAGCGCGCACGTGCTGGGAGTCCCGGACAGCCCCGCCCCCTCCGGGCCCCGCCCCTCCTCCGGGCCCCGCGCCCCCGGCTCCTCCCTCCGCCTccgcccctccttcctccccgccCCTTCCCCTCCCGGCTCCTCCCTCCAGGCTTCTCTCCTCGGGACCCCCGACCCCTTCCCGCCCcgctccttcctcctgccccgccccgccccgccccgcgcgcttCTCAGGCCCTGCCCCCCAGGTGTGCCGGAGGAGCGTGGACAGGTGCTGCCCCATGGTGGCGCTGTCGGTGCAGAGCACGGCTGA
- the LMNTD2 gene encoding lamin tail domain-containing protein 2 isoform X1, producing MFPEPRQEALSPQEPVSGHLGPPAGTPEDLVAPECPQDTKPSFTRVVFSDNRWSVPESLDPCTLRLLWGQRELEIQALRWAIQNRQDARHCHILQEVAGLPPERSSHSQEKVLQHQVQKLTLELKEQKEKAQLEKAQLEERLLQTLNTRQQLEAELQAFQKSCLLQLARSSWVGRMLRSSTGSVEVVTAETLMDSSDVSENDQGSTAGEGFRLEDVDWNSIAHRYPNLFTKIKSYADQEHPLPPKAPMPGEWGSELHRRRMKQSLKSVEWSSLPLGTSSSGGSDSNSSSCQLTNPYTVQRVTGHPPSPPSLTSSEKTEVPAGSLSKDAQAEPEGLCRAGPVLQMSQWTLHMGAPSWTGLLSLDPRKTHSHWGGKTVQAPKACADPEHWHPGHCWSPTGSCLKIVAVSRRGRFVRILNQSPEETAELSGLVLQQLVRGFPERTYRFPPGTRLGPRQLVTVRPAPPLRPPVSSPDAPRPSLSRLPCPPQVWGEGRCGSQGAPPSSLGREPVRFHSSPGCVTLLLNPKGETLSEHQAPHTVAPASRLFSDDTDSSTDCFPLSEAQSQADSSEQPHRPRPPRAGRLREARAGRRRLGTRGLLPRLTTGEHLLPREGPARSEGADTGPPERLPTVPGARMPARGGRGGPVGSEQLARPAPTPPRSHTEAALGLRDGQAGNQPRVRVSAHVLGVPDSPAPSGPRPSSGPRAPGSSLRLRPSFLPAPSPPGSSLQASLLGTPDPFPPRSFLLPRPAPPRALLRPCPPGVPEERGQVLPHGGAVGAEHG from the exons ATGTTCCCTGAGCCTCGCCAGGAGGCTCTGTCACCCCAAGAGCCAGTCAGTGGCCACCTGGGGCCTCCAGCTGGCACACCTGAAGACCTGGTGGCTCCTGAGTGCCCACAAGACACCAAGCCCAGCTTCACACGGGTAGTCTTCTCTGACAACCGATG GTCAGTCCCTGAGTCCCTGGACCCCTGCACCCTGCGGCTGCTGTGGGGGCAGCGGGAACTGGAGATCCAGGCCCTGAGGTGGGCCATTCAGAACCGTCAGGATGCCCGGCACTGCCACATCTTGCAAGAGGTGGCCGGGCTTCCACCTGAGAG GAGCTCACACAGTCAGGAAAAGGTCCTGCAGCACCAGGTCCAGAAGCTGACTCTGGAAttgaaagagcagaaggaaaaggCCCAGTTG GAAAAGGCACAGCTGGAGGAACGGCTGCTACAGACCCTGAACACACGGCAGCAGCTGGAGGCCGAGCTGCAGGCCTTCCAGAAATCCTGCCTCCTGCAGCTGGCTCGCTCCTCCTGGGTGGGCCGCATGCTTCGGTCTTCGACTGGCAGTGTGGAG GTAGTGACCGCAGAAACCCTGATGGACTCCAGTGATGTCTCTGAGAACGATCAGGGCTCCACTGCTGGGGAG GGTTTCCGGCTGGAGGATGTAGACTGGAACAGCATCGCCCATCGATATCCCAACCTCTTCACCAAGATCAAGTCCTATGCAGACCAAGA gcaccccctgcccccaaagGCCCCAATGCCTGGCGAGTGGGGCTCCGAGTTGCACAGACGGCGCATGAAGCAGAGTCTCAAGAGCGTTGAGTGGAGCTCCCTGCCCTTGGGCACCAGCAGCTCTGGGGGCTCCGACTCCAATTCCAGCAGCTGCCAGCTCACCAATCCTTATACGGTGCAGAGGGTGACAGGGCACCCACCCTCCCCGCCAAGCTTAACTTCCTCTGAGAAGACGGAGGTGCCAGCAGGGAGCCTCAGCAAGGatgcccaggcagagcctgaag GGCTCTGCAGGGCGGGTCCGGTCTTGCAGATGTCCCAGTGGACGCTCCATATGGGGGCCCCCTCCTGGACAGGCCTCCTCTCCCTGGATCCCCGTAAAACCCACTCGCactggggaggaaagacagtTCAGGCACCCAAGGCCTGTGCAGATCCCGAACACTGGCATCCCGGGCACTGTTGGAG CCCGACCGGCTCCTGCCTGAAGATCGTGGCCGTGAGCCGCCGCGGCAGGTTCGTCCGCATCCTCAACCAGTCGCCGGAGGAGACTGCCGAGCTGAGCGGCCTCGTGCTGCAGCAGCTCGTGCGCGGCTTCCCGGAGCGCACGTACCGCTTCCCGCCCGGCACGCGGCTGGGGCCGCGGCAGCTCGTCACGGTGCGCCCTGCCCCGCCGCTCCGCCCCCCGGTCTCAAGTCCGGATGCCCCCCGCCCCTCACTCTCCCGCCTCCCGTGCCCTCCCCAGGTGTGGGGCGAGGGGCGCTGCGGCTCCCAGGGGGCGCCGCCCTCGTCCTTGGGCCGAGAGCCCGTCCGCTTCCACTCCAGCCCGGGCTGCGTGACTCTCCTCCTGAACCCCAAGGGCGAG ACCCTCAGCGAGCACCAGGCCCCGCACACCGTGGCCCCCGCCTCGAGGCTCTTCTCTGACGACACCGACTCGTCCACCGACTGCTTCCCGCTCTCGGAGGCCCAGTCCCAGGCCGACAGCAGCGAACAGCCGCACCGCCCTCGACCTCCGCGCGCCGGTCGGCTGAGGGAGGCCCGGGCCGGACGCCGGAGGCTGGG GACGAGGGGCCTCTTGCCCCGCCTGACCACCGGCGAGCACCTCCTCCCGCGGGAGGGGCCGGCGCGGTCCGAAGGTGCCGACACCGGCCCTCCGGAGCGGCTGCCCACCGTCCCGGGTGCGAGGATGCCGGCTCGCGGAGGGAGGGGCGGGCCGGTAGGGAGCGAGCAGCTGGCCCGCCCCGCCCCTACCCCACCGCGGTCCCACACAGAGGCCGCGCTGGGCCTCCGGGACGGGCAGGCTGGGAACCAGCCCAGAGTGAGGGTGAGCGCGCACGTGCTGGGAGTCCCGGACAGCCCCGCCCCCTCCGGGCCCCGCCCCTCCTCCGGGCCCCGCGCCCCCGGCTCCTCCCTCCGCCTccgcccctccttcctccccgccCCTTCCCCTCCCGGCTCCTCCCTCCAGGCTTCTCTCCTCGGGACCCCCGACCCCTTCCCGCCCcgctccttcctcctgccccgccccgccccgccccgcgcgcttCTCAGGCCCTGCCCCCCAGGTGTGCCGGAGGAGCGTGGACAGGTGCTGCCCCATGGTGGCGCTGTCGGTGCAGAGCACGGCTGA
- the LMNTD2 gene encoding lamin tail domain-containing protein 2 isoform X3, whose protein sequence is MFPEPRQEALSPQEPVSGHLGPPAGTPEDLVAPECPQDTKPSFTRVVFSDNRWSVPESLDPCTLRLLWGQRELEIQALRWAIQNRQDARHCHILQEVAGLPPERSSHSQEKVLQHQVQKLTLELKEQKEKAQLEKAQLEERLLQTLNTRQQLEAELQAFQKSCLLQLARSSWVGRMLRSSTGSVEVVTAETLMDSSDVSENDQGSTAGEGFRLEDVDWNSIAHRYPNLFTKIKSYADQEHPLPPKAPMPGEWGSELHRRRMKQSLKSVEWSSLPLGTSSSGGSDSNSSSCQLTNPYTVQRVTGHPPSPPSLTSSEKTEVPAGSLSKDAQAEPEGLCRAGPVLQMSQWTLHMGAPSWTGLLSLDPRKTHSHWGGKTVQAPKACADPEHWHPGHCWSPTGSCLKIVAVSRRGRFVRILNQSPEETAELSGLVLQQLVRGFPERTYRFPPGTRLGPRQLVTVWGEGRCGSQGAPPSSLGREPVRFHSSPGCVTLLLNPKGETLSEHQAPHTVAPASRLFSDDTDSSTDCFPLSEAQSQADSSEQPHRPRPPRAGRLREARAGRRRLGTRGLLPRLTTGEHLLPREGPARSEGADTGPPERLPTVPGARMPARGGRGGPVGSEQLARPAPTPPRSHTEAALGLRDGQAGNQPRVRVSAHVLGVPDSPAPSGPRPSSGPRAPGSSLRLRPSFLPAPSPPGSSLQASLLGTPDPFPPRSFLLPRPAPPRALLRPCPPGVPEERGQVLPHGGAVGAEHG, encoded by the exons ATGTTCCCTGAGCCTCGCCAGGAGGCTCTGTCACCCCAAGAGCCAGTCAGTGGCCACCTGGGGCCTCCAGCTGGCACACCTGAAGACCTGGTGGCTCCTGAGTGCCCACAAGACACCAAGCCCAGCTTCACACGGGTAGTCTTCTCTGACAACCGATG GTCAGTCCCTGAGTCCCTGGACCCCTGCACCCTGCGGCTGCTGTGGGGGCAGCGGGAACTGGAGATCCAGGCCCTGAGGTGGGCCATTCAGAACCGTCAGGATGCCCGGCACTGCCACATCTTGCAAGAGGTGGCCGGGCTTCCACCTGAGAG GAGCTCACACAGTCAGGAAAAGGTCCTGCAGCACCAGGTCCAGAAGCTGACTCTGGAAttgaaagagcagaaggaaaaggCCCAGTTG GAAAAGGCACAGCTGGAGGAACGGCTGCTACAGACCCTGAACACACGGCAGCAGCTGGAGGCCGAGCTGCAGGCCTTCCAGAAATCCTGCCTCCTGCAGCTGGCTCGCTCCTCCTGGGTGGGCCGCATGCTTCGGTCTTCGACTGGCAGTGTGGAG GTAGTGACCGCAGAAACCCTGATGGACTCCAGTGATGTCTCTGAGAACGATCAGGGCTCCACTGCTGGGGAG GGTTTCCGGCTGGAGGATGTAGACTGGAACAGCATCGCCCATCGATATCCCAACCTCTTCACCAAGATCAAGTCCTATGCAGACCAAGA gcaccccctgcccccaaagGCCCCAATGCCTGGCGAGTGGGGCTCCGAGTTGCACAGACGGCGCATGAAGCAGAGTCTCAAGAGCGTTGAGTGGAGCTCCCTGCCCTTGGGCACCAGCAGCTCTGGGGGCTCCGACTCCAATTCCAGCAGCTGCCAGCTCACCAATCCTTATACGGTGCAGAGGGTGACAGGGCACCCACCCTCCCCGCCAAGCTTAACTTCCTCTGAGAAGACGGAGGTGCCAGCAGGGAGCCTCAGCAAGGatgcccaggcagagcctgaag GGCTCTGCAGGGCGGGTCCGGTCTTGCAGATGTCCCAGTGGACGCTCCATATGGGGGCCCCCTCCTGGACAGGCCTCCTCTCCCTGGATCCCCGTAAAACCCACTCGCactggggaggaaagacagtTCAGGCACCCAAGGCCTGTGCAGATCCCGAACACTGGCATCCCGGGCACTGTTGGAG CCCGACCGGCTCCTGCCTGAAGATCGTGGCCGTGAGCCGCCGCGGCAGGTTCGTCCGCATCCTCAACCAGTCGCCGGAGGAGACTGCCGAGCTGAGCGGCCTCGTGCTGCAGCAGCTCGTGCGCGGCTTCCCGGAGCGCACGTACCGCTTCCCGCCCGGCACGCGGCTGGGGCCGCGGCAGCTCGTCACG GTGTGGGGCGAGGGGCGCTGCGGCTCCCAGGGGGCGCCGCCCTCGTCCTTGGGCCGAGAGCCCGTCCGCTTCCACTCCAGCCCGGGCTGCGTGACTCTCCTCCTGAACCCCAAGGGCGAG ACCCTCAGCGAGCACCAGGCCCCGCACACCGTGGCCCCCGCCTCGAGGCTCTTCTCTGACGACACCGACTCGTCCACCGACTGCTTCCCGCTCTCGGAGGCCCAGTCCCAGGCCGACAGCAGCGAACAGCCGCACCGCCCTCGACCTCCGCGCGCCGGTCGGCTGAGGGAGGCCCGGGCCGGACGCCGGAGGCTGGG GACGAGGGGCCTCTTGCCCCGCCTGACCACCGGCGAGCACCTCCTCCCGCGGGAGGGGCCGGCGCGGTCCGAAGGTGCCGACACCGGCCCTCCGGAGCGGCTGCCCACCGTCCCGGGTGCGAGGATGCCGGCTCGCGGAGGGAGGGGCGGGCCGGTAGGGAGCGAGCAGCTGGCCCGCCCCGCCCCTACCCCACCGCGGTCCCACACAGAGGCCGCGCTGGGCCTCCGGGACGGGCAGGCTGGGAACCAGCCCAGAGTGAGGGTGAGCGCGCACGTGCTGGGAGTCCCGGACAGCCCCGCCCCCTCCGGGCCCCGCCCCTCCTCCGGGCCCCGCGCCCCCGGCTCCTCCCTCCGCCTccgcccctccttcctccccgccCCTTCCCCTCCCGGCTCCTCCCTCCAGGCTTCTCTCCTCGGGACCCCCGACCCCTTCCCGCCCcgctccttcctcctgccccgccccgccccgccccgcgcgcttCTCAGGCCCTGCCCCCCAGGTGTGCCGGAGGAGCGTGGACAGGTGCTGCCCCATGGTGGCGCTGTCGGTGCAGAGCACGGCTGA
- the LMNTD2 gene encoding lamin tail domain-containing protein 2 isoform X5, which translates to MFPEPRQEALSPQEPVSGHLGPPAGTPEDLVAPECPQDTKPSFTRVVFSDNRWSVPESLDPCTLRLLWGQRELEIQALRWAIQNRQDARHCHILQEVAGLPPERSSHSQEKVLQHQVQKLTLELKEQKEKAQLEKAQLEERLLQTLNTRQQLEAELQAFQKSCLLQLARSSWVGRMLRSSTGSVEVVTAETLMDSSDVSENDQGSTAGEGFRLEDVDWNSIAHRYPNLFTKIKSYADQDPTGSCLKIVAVSRRGRFVRILNQSPEETAELSGLVLQQLVRGFPERTYRFPPGTRLGPRQLVTVRPAPPLRPPVSSPDAPRPSLSRLPCPPQVWGEGRCGSQGAPPSSLGREPVRFHSSPGCVTLLLNPKGETLSEHQAPHTVAPASRLFSDDTDSSTDCFPLSEAQSQADSSEQPHRPRPPRAGRLREARAGRRRLGTRGLLPRLTTGEHLLPREGPARSEGADTGPPERLPTVPGARMPARGGRGGPVGSEQLARPAPTPPRSHTEAALGLRDGQAGNQPRVRVSAHVLGVPDSPAPSGPRPSSGPRAPGSSLRLRPSFLPAPSPPGSSLQASLLGTPDPFPPRSFLLPRPAPPRALLRPCPPGVPEERGQVLPHGGAVGAEHG; encoded by the exons ATGTTCCCTGAGCCTCGCCAGGAGGCTCTGTCACCCCAAGAGCCAGTCAGTGGCCACCTGGGGCCTCCAGCTGGCACACCTGAAGACCTGGTGGCTCCTGAGTGCCCACAAGACACCAAGCCCAGCTTCACACGGGTAGTCTTCTCTGACAACCGATG GTCAGTCCCTGAGTCCCTGGACCCCTGCACCCTGCGGCTGCTGTGGGGGCAGCGGGAACTGGAGATCCAGGCCCTGAGGTGGGCCATTCAGAACCGTCAGGATGCCCGGCACTGCCACATCTTGCAAGAGGTGGCCGGGCTTCCACCTGAGAG GAGCTCACACAGTCAGGAAAAGGTCCTGCAGCACCAGGTCCAGAAGCTGACTCTGGAAttgaaagagcagaaggaaaaggCCCAGTTG GAAAAGGCACAGCTGGAGGAACGGCTGCTACAGACCCTGAACACACGGCAGCAGCTGGAGGCCGAGCTGCAGGCCTTCCAGAAATCCTGCCTCCTGCAGCTGGCTCGCTCCTCCTGGGTGGGCCGCATGCTTCGGTCTTCGACTGGCAGTGTGGAG GTAGTGACCGCAGAAACCCTGATGGACTCCAGTGATGTCTCTGAGAACGATCAGGGCTCCACTGCTGGGGAG GGTTTCCGGCTGGAGGATGTAGACTGGAACAGCATCGCCCATCGATATCCCAACCTCTTCACCAAGATCAAGTCCTATGCAGACCAAGA CCCGACCGGCTCCTGCCTGAAGATCGTGGCCGTGAGCCGCCGCGGCAGGTTCGTCCGCATCCTCAACCAGTCGCCGGAGGAGACTGCCGAGCTGAGCGGCCTCGTGCTGCAGCAGCTCGTGCGCGGCTTCCCGGAGCGCACGTACCGCTTCCCGCCCGGCACGCGGCTGGGGCCGCGGCAGCTCGTCACGGTGCGCCCTGCCCCGCCGCTCCGCCCCCCGGTCTCAAGTCCGGATGCCCCCCGCCCCTCACTCTCCCGCCTCCCGTGCCCTCCCCAGGTGTGGGGCGAGGGGCGCTGCGGCTCCCAGGGGGCGCCGCCCTCGTCCTTGGGCCGAGAGCCCGTCCGCTTCCACTCCAGCCCGGGCTGCGTGACTCTCCTCCTGAACCCCAAGGGCGAG ACCCTCAGCGAGCACCAGGCCCCGCACACCGTGGCCCCCGCCTCGAGGCTCTTCTCTGACGACACCGACTCGTCCACCGACTGCTTCCCGCTCTCGGAGGCCCAGTCCCAGGCCGACAGCAGCGAACAGCCGCACCGCCCTCGACCTCCGCGCGCCGGTCGGCTGAGGGAGGCCCGGGCCGGACGCCGGAGGCTGGG GACGAGGGGCCTCTTGCCCCGCCTGACCACCGGCGAGCACCTCCTCCCGCGGGAGGGGCCGGCGCGGTCCGAAGGTGCCGACACCGGCCCTCCGGAGCGGCTGCCCACCGTCCCGGGTGCGAGGATGCCGGCTCGCGGAGGGAGGGGCGGGCCGGTAGGGAGCGAGCAGCTGGCCCGCCCCGCCCCTACCCCACCGCGGTCCCACACAGAGGCCGCGCTGGGCCTCCGGGACGGGCAGGCTGGGAACCAGCCCAGAGTGAGGGTGAGCGCGCACGTGCTGGGAGTCCCGGACAGCCCCGCCCCCTCCGGGCCCCGCCCCTCCTCCGGGCCCCGCGCCCCCGGCTCCTCCCTCCGCCTccgcccctccttcctccccgccCCTTCCCCTCCCGGCTCCTCCCTCCAGGCTTCTCTCCTCGGGACCCCCGACCCCTTCCCGCCCcgctccttcctcctgccccgccccgccccgccccgcgcgcttCTCAGGCCCTGCCCCCCAGGTGTGCCGGAGGAGCGTGGACAGGTGCTGCCCCATGGTGGCGCTGTCGGTGCAGAGCACGGCTGA